A DNA window from Helianthus annuus cultivar XRQ/B chromosome 15, HanXRQr2.0-SUNRISE, whole genome shotgun sequence contains the following coding sequences:
- the LOC110911710 gene encoding disease resistance protein At4g27190-like, with protein sequence MFDWVVKVVLGESCDLFVLQQAVAEYIHQDLTEKTKDARAELLRKKFEGMSQNGEKKILVIMDDIWKEVDLKDVGLMSPLPNGFKLLFTSRFEHVCTQMDVRANSIFRVRVLNEAEAKTLFFEIVGPTPSDGDDAELQKIGEDIVNKCGGLPIALKTIAKSLIGNIKEAWKETLSNLQHDDLQDLNEIVHKVFEMSYNNLQKDDDKSVFLLSGLFPDDFDIPIEDLMRYGWGLKLFSKVHTLREARRRTIICVNNLIRANLLTESEQMGCVKMHDLVRVFALSNFSKSNKLQ encoded by the coding sequence ATGTTCGATTGGGTTGTAAAGGTGGTTCTTGGGGAAAGCTGTGACCTTTTTGTTCTACAGCAAGCTGTTGCAGAATACATTCATCaagatttaactgaaaaaacaaaAGATGCAAGGGCTGAGCTTCTTCGTAAGAAATTTGAGGGGATGTCGCAAAATGGGGAAAAGAAAATTTTAGTAATAATGGATGATATTTGGAAGGAGGTTGACCTCAAAGATGTTGGACTAATGAGCCCTTTGCCGAATGGGTTCAAGCTCTTGTTCACATCACGATTTGAACATGTGTGCACTCAAATGGATGTGAGAGCTAATTCAATATTTAGAGTACGTGTTTTAAATGAAGCAGAGGCAAAAACATTGTTTTTTGAGATTGTGGGACCAACTCCTTCGGATGGTGATGATGCCGAGCTCCAAAAGATAGGAGAAGATATTGTGAATAAATGTGGGGGTTTGCCTATTGCCTTGAAAACCATTGCCAAAAGTCTTATTGGTAACATAAAGGAGGCATGGAAGGAAACACTTTCCAATTTACAACATGATGACCTTCAAGACCTTAATGAGATTGTGCATAAAGTTTTTGAAATGAGCTATAACAATCTTCAAAAGGATGATGATAAATCAGTTTTCCTCCTAAGTGGCTTATTCCCGGATGACTTTGATATTCCCATTGAGGACTTGATGAGGTACGGCTGGGGATTGAAGCTGTTTAGTAAAGTGCATACTTTAAGAGAAGCAAGAAGACGAACAATCATTTGTGTTAACAACCTCATACGGGCCAACTTGTTGACAGAAAGCGAACAGATGGGATGTGTAAAGATGCATGATCTCGTGCGTGTTTTTGCTTTAAGTAatttttcaaagtcaaacaaGCTTCAATAG